The Vespa velutina chromosome 2, iVesVel2.1, whole genome shotgun sequence sequence GTGGTGCAATATCAAAGAATTTCCCGCTAATGACAACTAAGCTCAAGTTGACTCCTATAGATTCtagatttaatttcttaattaatatatatttataaatcatagttatatacatattattaattttaattagtaaTATTTCTTGGAGTATCtctaaattcaataaaatatataagaaattatattttacgcaATCGTACTGAAAGATGTACATTTGGCTATTTATGTACCGTCATGACCCTTAAAGTCTTCGCGTCTGTGGGATAGTTTCTTGTCGCATTTTGAAGTTCGAAGTGGAAGATGCTGTGATTGATTAATACTTCAGTTGTGTCGAGAATCAGAAAgtgtttcttattattctcgttGGAAGCAGATTGTTTGTATCATTGAAGAAAGTTACGgcattatcgttttaatgcATCTAACCTCAAAATTGTTCAAGTGTCAACCACGTTTTTCTAACATTGATTGCATGTCGGCCACGtacaacgaaaagaaaattattcgttcGCGCTCCTCGTGTgcttatttatcgttttacagTTTGTATTGGCGAGTATGCTTTATAAGACAAGAGCAATGCCAATCGAACGACGATATACTCTTGTGTTTAGCGAATATTGTGCATTTtggaacgaaaataaagtgaaatagtatttactatatttactatattttaGTGCATTGGGACTTAATTTGTTTTCGAAAATTAgatctttaatttattcgtatacattattttgcataattatttttgtaagtaCATATAGTGTAAGCAGTATATGAAACAGGATATAGCTAGTAccatatattattcttttttacattgatTATAAACAATGAAGCTTGTAAACGCTGAGAAGCTCTGCGAGCTACAACAAGATCCTAATCGTATTCGTAACATTTGTATACTTGCACACGTTGATCATGGGAAAACAACATTGGCAGATTCTCTCGTTGCAAGTAATGGTATTATCTCTAATAAGCTTGCTGGCAAGCTTCGATATTTGGATAGTCGTCCGGATGAACAATTAAGAGGAATTACTATGAAATCGAGttctatatctctttatcATGTTTATAATACCACAGAATTTGTGATAAATCTCATAGATTCTCCTGGCCACGTTGACTTTGCATCAGAAGTTTCAACTGCTGTTAGATTATGTGACGGcgctgttattgttgttgacGTTGTAGAAGGAATATGTCCCCAAACTCGTAGTgctctttctatatcttatGTCGAAGGTCTTAAACCTCTTTTAATcttgaataaaattgatagACTGATAACAGAGATCAAATTGTCACCATTGGATGCTTATCTACATTTGACACAACTTTTAGAACAAGTTAATGCAGTGATGGGAGAATTATTTGCTAGTGATATAATGGAAcgtgaagagaaagaacagaCCAATGTCTCTACAACTGAAAATGTTATGGAAAGAAATTTAGCTGATTGGCAATCTATACTTGATGATATAGATGATtctaatttgtatttttctccAGAACAAGGCAATGTTTTGTTCACGAGTGCTGTCGATGGTTGGGGATTCAGCATTAAAGAATTTgcacaatttttttctacaaaattaGGCTTCAGTGAAAAGGTTTTATTGAAAACACTTTGGggagattattatttaaatggtaagacaaaaagaatattgaaagGTGCTCAAGAGAAGGCAAAGAAACCTTTATTTGTACAGCTCATTCTTGATAATCTATGGTCTTTATATGAAACTATAGTTgttagaaaagataaagataaaataccCTCTATAgctgaaaaattaaatattaaattaacgaCAAGAGACTTAAGGCATACGGATCCTAAAGCACAGTTACAAGCTGTGTGTTCTCAATGGCTTCCTTTAGCTCGAGCATGTATTAATATGATATGCGAAAAAGTACCAGCACCTCATAGTTTATCTAGTGAAAAAATTGAACGTTTAATCAGTGGAAATActaatttttctactttaccTGCGGAAACACAACAACTTAAAGAAGCATTTTTAGCATGCAATTCTTCACCTGAAGCACCAGTAATTGTATTTATCTCTAAAATGTTTCCAATAGAACGAGATTCTTTGCCAGAAAATAAGATGAAACCCTTAACGGCAGAAGAGTTGGCGCAAAGAAAACTAGCTGCTAGGCAGAAACATGCAGAAATGTTACAACGAGAAAGATCAGAGGAAAAACCTAATGGAGAGTGTATAGATAATTCAGATAAAAAGTCTGAGGAAGAATCTGTAACGGATAATGATACAGCCACTTCTTTAATAGCTTTTGCAAGAATATATTCAGGTATGCTTAAAGTAGGGAGCGAAGTCTATGTCCTTGGACCAAAACACAATCCTGCGAAAGCTTTAGAGTATCAAAAAGCAGGAGAAGATATAGCTGCAATGACGTTGAAAGATTTACATCCTGGAAGACATATTACTAAAGTAActattgaaaaattgtatttattaatggGAAGAGAATTAGAACCTATCACCAAAATTCCTTCTGGTAATGTCTTCGGTATTGGTGGTTTAGAAGCACACGTATTAAAAACTGCAACATTATCCACTACTATAGTTTGTCCATCCTTCTCCGAGTTGACTTCTCTTGCAGTTCCAATTTTACGAGTAGCATTGGAACCGAAACATCCAAATGATTTACAAAAGCTTATAAACGGTTTGAAATTACTCAATCAAGCAGATGCATGTGCCATAGTACATATTCAAGAAACCGGTGAGATTATTTTGAACACTGCCGGTGAAGTACATTTGGAAAGATGTTTAGAAGATCTAACATTACGATATGCCAAAGTTGAAGTCAATGTTTCTGAACCCATAGTTCCCTTTAGAGAAACGGTTGTACCACCACCAAAAGTGGACATGGTAAATGAAGTTATCGAGAAGAAGAcagaagaaatgaatttagAAACTTGGACGGTAAATCGACAATGTTGTTTCGAAATCGATGCTAAACCACTTCCAGAAAGTGTaacgaaattattagaaaaacatGCGGATCTATTGAAATGGATGGATCAACATTTTAGCAAatttacgaaagagaaagaagatgccTTACTTGAAGACTGTTCCGATCTGAATGAATTATCTATTCAGGATTCAACCATGTCGGATAAGCAGCAAAAAGCAATTGAAAGCTTTAAAAACGATTTGATGATTGCCTTTAAGGAAGCTGATTGGAAGATaagtttacaaaatatatggtCGTTTGGACCACGAAAATGCGGAcctaatattttgttaaacgaGACGGATTATAAACATCGTAATTTTTGGGAACGAcaatttaaatcgatcgatccacgAGTGTTGTAAGTATtcatatcaatgaaaaattatttccagtCTAGATATTAAGATTCTTTTTGTCgtgttataacaaaaaaaaaaaaatacaaaaaatattatcattttcagaTACGACAGTAGTATGGTTAACGGTTTTCAGTTAGCTACACTCGCTGGTCCATTGTGCGAAGAACCAACGATGGGTGTTTGTTTTGTTGTCAAAAAGTGGCAGATATTTGAAGACGTAAACAAGTAAGTTAACCCATTCattcgatatatgtatttatattgtatttcaattttattttatatttgtttcgtCGTTTTTATAGTGAAAGTGGAAATCTAAGTCAAGGCCATCTTGGTGGTCACTTAATGTCAGCGTGTAAGGAAGCTTGCAGAAAAGCATTCAATTTAAGACGTCCACGATTGGTGACACCGATGTACAGCTGCAACGTCTTGGTTAATTCTGATGTCCTTGGTGAGtgataattaacaaatatgttaatatatgtatatataatttacaagtTCAAAGTTGAACGAACGCATTGATATTTCagaatacttattatcgtacactcgtacataaaataatcgaaagttTGATCTAATCCTACGTTGATTTTACGTagaaaacatattttcataGTTTATGGCCACAGAATTTTCCGCAGGCGTTTAAACATACctatatcatattttcttatatatatttttcttttcttttttttttttttttctcttctggaATTGTTTCGACGTCAAGTCTCGATACgtttttttaacgttaattaacgttaaattCGTGTTGTTGCGATCGTAGATTAATTGCGCGCGAtgttta is a genomic window containing:
- the LOC124947089 gene encoding elongation factor-like GTPase 1; translated protein: MKLVNAEKLCELQQDPNRIRNICILAHVDHGKTTLADSLVASNGIISNKLAGKLRYLDSRPDEQLRGITMKSSSISLYHVYNTTEFVINLIDSPGHVDFASEVSTAVRLCDGAVIVVDVVEGICPQTRSALSISYVEGLKPLLILNKIDRLITEIKLSPLDAYLHLTQLLEQVNAVMGELFASDIMEREEKEQTNVSTTENVMERNLADWQSILDDIDDSNLYFSPEQGNVLFTSAVDGWGFSIKEFAQFFSTKLGFSEKVLLKTLWGDYYLNGKTKRILKGAQEKAKKPLFVQLILDNLWSLYETIVVRKDKDKIPSIAEKLNIKLTTRDLRHTDPKAQLQAVCSQWLPLARACINMICEKVPAPHSLSSEKIERLISGNTNFSTLPAETQQLKEAFLACNSSPEAPVIVFISKMFPIERDSLPENKMKPLTAEELAQRKLAARQKHAEMLQRERSEEKPNGECIDNSDKKSEEESVTDNDTATSLIAFARIYSGMLKVGSEVYVLGPKHNPAKALEYQKAGEDIAAMTLKDLHPGRHITKVTIEKLYLLMGRELEPITKIPSGNVFGIGGLEAHVLKTATLSTTIVCPSFSELTSLAVPILRVALEPKHPNDLQKLINGLKLLNQADACAIVHIQETGEIILNTAGEVHLERCLEDLTLRYAKVEVNVSEPIVPFRETVVPPPKVDMVNEVIEKKTEEMNLETWTVNRQCCFEIDAKPLPESVTKLLEKHADLLKWMDQHFSKFTKEKEDALLEDCSDLNELSIQDSTMSDKQQKAIESFKNDLMIAFKEADWKISLQNIWSFGPRKCGPNILLNETDYKHRNFWERQFKSIDPRVLYDSSMVNGFQLATLAGPLCEEPTMGVCFVVKKWQIFEDVNNESGNLSQGHLGGHLMSACKEACRKAFNLRRPRLVTPMYSCNVLVNSDVLGKLYAAFGRRQGRVVAAENALGFGGQFRVLATLPVPESFQLARELRTQTSGLASPQLVFSHWEVIEQDPYWVPSTEEEYLHYGEKADSGNRAKKYMDAVRRRKGLPVDSQLVTHGEKQRTLSKNK